CGCGGGCGGGTCGCCCGGTGGCGTCGTCGCCGACCGCCGCCGGTTCCGAGCGGTGTTCGTCGGGGGACGAACGGCGACCCGGTCCCCGGACTGCGGCTTCCCGACGGGACCCGCCGATCCGCGGTCCCGTCCGGGCGTGCCTACATCTCGTCCTTGAGTCGGATCTCGTCGTCGGTTATCGTGTGGATCCGGTTCTCCTCGAGGGGGTAGTCGTCCTGGTCGGCGTCGCCCCAGCCGAGTTTCGAGCGGATCGTGTCGGCGAGGCCCGGGTCCGCGTCCACGTACGCGGTGCCGGATCTGACTTCGGTGACCATCCCGATCTGTTCGCCGTGTGAGTCGACGACCGGTTTGCCCTGATCGTCGTCCGTGATGTGGCTTCGTTCCATCGCGTCCCGGCGTACCGCTCGGGTCACTATTGTAATACCGCTGATATCAGGAGTAACGCCGCCGGTGTCGCGACCGTCGGACCGGTAGACTCGTGTTACACCGATCCGGTCGGGAACGCCGTCGGGGCAGGCGAGGGTCCCGACCGCGGTCGGGAGCCACGAACTGGCGAACCGGACCGAGCGGAGAATGCCGACCGGAGTACGTGTACCCTGGCTGGAGCGTCACGACGACGGCTCGGATCCGGAGCCGTCGTGCCCGTCCGTCCGCCCGGACCGGCGCGTGTCGCCGTCGTCGGGCGACCGCGCGTGGCCGTCCGTCCCCAGTCGGTCGGCGACGGCGTCGAGGTGGTCGATGCCGACGACGGCGACGGTGTCCCCTGCCTCGCGGAGCCGTCCGAGTCGAGCGGCCATCTCCGCTTCCCTGGCGGCGTCTTCGAGGCGCGAGGCCCGACGACGGCTGGCGGTCCGAAACGCGCGCATGAACGAGTTCGACCGACGCACCTGCGTGCGCTCGTCGCGTGCCTGGGTCGCGGGCGAGTCCGCCGGGTCGACGTCGTGGGGGGTCGGTTCGTCGACCTCCAGTCGGACCGCGGTGCGCGCGGCCACCGTCGCCGCCGCGCGGCACGTGACCGCGTGGGTCGTCGCGTCGACGACGTCCGAGACGACGGTCCGAACCGTCCGTGCGGACGGCCGCTCCCGGACGAGAGCGCGTCCCAACCGACGGAGGAAGCCGCCGGTCGGCCCGTCGATGCCGACGGTCCTGTGCGTGTCTGCGGCTTGGATCGCCGCACTCATCTCGCCGCCGAAGACGGGCGGACTGCGGTCGGTGGTCGCGTACCGTTCGAACAGCGGGACCGCGATGGGCGGCAGTTCCAACGCGAGCACGTCCGGGTCGAGTTCCGCGACGGCCCGTCGGACGCGGTAGACGCTCGCCGGGTGGTCGTGGACGACGCCGACGAGCGTCACGGTGCCAGTGTCGCTCGACACCCGGCGCACGTACTCGCCGGCGAGGCGCGGGTCCGAGCCGAAGTCGACGGGAGGTGAGGCGTCCATCTGAGCGGGAGTACCACCGCTTAGCGTGAGTCTACATAAACCCATCCACCCGTCAGGGCCGACGTACCGTTCGGCTGTCGGGACGAAGGCGCGTGCTACCGACCGACGGGGGTGTCAGCTGTGAGCACCGCTCGGTCTCCGTGCCGACGTCCACCGGCGTCGTCAGCCCGCTACCGGCCTCGGCCGTCCCCGAGCCGACGGTCCGTAGGGACGCCGGAAGAACAGCGGACACGGTGGTGTCCGCGTCGACCCGCGGTCCGCGCCCCCGGGGTACGCATTCGGGCGCGTCGTCGACGACGGCGACCGAACTCGCCAGCGGGGTGCGGCGGTCGAATTGCGCCATGCTGGTGGGCGCTGTCTCTCCCGCACCACGTTCGTCACGATGAATCGAACAGCGGAACCAACCCGGATATCGAGGGATCGTAGCCGACGCGAGCACCCGACACCGGTCGAGTCGGTGTCAGCGCTCGTCGACCGGAACGGTGAGTACGGGGACGGGAACCGACCGCGCGACGCGTTCGGCGACGCTCCCGAGCAGGAGTCGGTCGAGACCGCCGGAGCCGGTCGCCCCGAGCACGACGAGGTCGACGTCGTGGGCGTCGACGTACCGTCCGATCGCCTCGGCGGGCGAGCCGTGGTCGACGCTCTTTCCCGCCTCGATCCCGCGCTCGGCGGCCCGCTCCGCGACCGCCCGGACCGCGGCGCGGGCGTCGGCATCGGTGCGGTCGTCGCCGACGAGCGAGCGCACTTCCGCGGCGAGTCCGGCGTCGTCGACGACCGACAGCGCGTCGACCGACGCCCCCAGCGTCGCCGCCAGCGCGACCGCGTGGTCGGCGGCGCCCTCGGCCGCTTCGCTCCCGTCGGTCGGGACGAGCACCCGCTCGTAGGGGAACCGGAGCCGTTCGTCCTCGCGCATCCGCACGGTCAACACCGGGACCGGGGACAGACGGTTCACCTTCTCCGTGACGCTCCCCAACACAGTCAGACCCGCCCCCGCCCGCCCGCGCGACGGCAACACGATCAGGTCCGTGCGGTAGCGGTCGGCGTAGTCGACGATGGACTCGGCGGGATCGCCCTGCACGACGTCCGTCTCGACGTCGACGCCGGTCCCGCCCAACAGGCGCTCGGCCTCCTCGACGCTCGCCACGCCCTCGCGTTCGAGCGCGTCGACCACCTCCGACCCGACGGTCGTCACGCTGTCGCGCGCGGTGTCGGCGACGTACAGCACCTGCACGGTCGCCCCGACGGCCGCCGCGAGGTCCGCGGCGTGGTCCAACGCCCGGCGCGCCCCGTCGCTCCCGTCGAACGGGAAGAGGATCCTGTCGTACACGGCCGCCGGTTCGGCGCCCGCCGACCAGAAGGTATGGGTACCGCGGGGGCGGTAGGGACACGAAGTTTATCACCCGAGGCGAGGCAGTAGCCCCAGAGCCCTCCGACGCGGCTCACACCCACCATGGATCTCGACGACTTCGTCACCGCCAACGCGCCCCGGGAGGGGCACGACCGCTTCGAACTGGAGAACAGCAAACTGCTCGACGTCGACGTCGACGGGAGCGTCCTCGTCAAGGCCGGCTCGATGGTCGCCTTCGAGGGCGACCTCTCGTTCACCGGCAAGTCCTCCGCGGAGGGCGGCCTGACGGGCTTCCTCAAACAGGCCGCCAGCGGCGAGGGGACGCCCGTGATGAGCGTCGAGGGCACCGGCAACGTGTACGTCGCCGACCAGGGCAAGCGCATCCAGGTGCTCGACCTCGACGCCGGCGAGTCCATCTCCGTCAACGGCAACGACGTGCTCGCGTTCGAAGACCGCGTCGACTACGAGATCGGCACGGTCGGGAGCCTCGCCGGCGCCTCCGCCGCCGGACTCACGAACGTCTACCTCACGGGTCCCGGGATGGTCGCGATCACGACCCACGGCGACCCGCTCGTGTTGACGCCGCCGGTGAAGACGGACCCGCAGGCGACGGTCGCGTGGAGCGGCGACCTCTCGCCGGGGATCGAGACGAACCGCAGCCTGAGCGACATGGTCGGGCAGTCGTCCGACGAGCGCTACCAGATGTCCTTCGACGGCGAGGAGGGGTTCGTCGTCGTCCAGCCGTACGAGGAGTCGCCCGGACAGCCCTGAGCCGTCGACCGGTCGCGCGCGGTCCGCCCCGACCGGTCAGGCCCGGTCGCCGAGCCGTCCTTCGCCGGCGGTCTCGGCGTCGGCCGGCCGTTCGACGCCGTGCACCTCGACCCGCGTCCCCCCGTCGATCCCCCGGTCGAGCGCCAGCCGCCAGTCGTGCGCCTCGGCCACGTCGGCGACGATGCTGAGTCCCAGCCCCGTCCCGTCGTTGCTCGTGGAGTAGCCGGACTCGAACACCCGATCGCGGTCCTCGGGCGGGATCCCCGGGCCGTCGTCGACGACGGCGAACCCGTCGTCGGTGTCGACGACGCGCACGGTGACTCCCTCGCCGCCGTGTTCGACGGCGTTGCGGAGGAGGTTCTCGACCAACTGCCGGAGTCGGCTCCGGTCGGCGAGTACGACCCCGTCCGCGCGGACCTCGAGCGTGCCGCCCATCGTCTCGGTCATCGGCCGACACGCCTCGGCGACGCCGGCCAGCGGGACGGCGGTCGTCTCCGCGACCGCCTCGCCGTCGCGGGCGAGCGCCAGCAGGCTCTCGATCAGGCGCTCCATCCGGTCGAGCGAGCGCGAGACCGCCTCGAACGACGCCGCCCGGCGCTCGGGGTCGGAGTCGTCGCGGGCCAGTCCGAGGTGTCCCTGCGCGACGTTGAGCGGGTTCCGGAGGTCGTGGCCGACGACGCTCGTGAACGCGTCGAGCCGTTCGTTCTGGGTCTCGAGCCGCCGTTCGCGCGCCATCCGTTCGGAGATGTCGCGCATGACGCCGACCGTGCCCGCGAACTCCCGGTCGGTGTCGCCGTCGCCGGTCCCGCTCGCGCGGTCGCCGCCGCGCGGGAGCAGCGCGATGTGGTTCTCGGTCGGCACCGTCTCGCCGTCGGCGGTCACGACGTGCATCCGGAGGGTGCCACGGTCGCGGTCGGGGTCCGCGAGGAGTTCGCGGATCAGATCGGTCCCCCGGCTCACGTCCTCGGGGTCCATGATCGTCGACACGTGGTCGCCGACGAGACCGTCCGGGTCGTAGCCGGTCAACGACCCGAGTTGCGCGTTGACGTAGGTGAACAGCCCGTCCGCGTCCAGCGTGTACACCGGGTCGCCGGCGGCCTCGACGATCCGCGCGTACCGCTCCAACTCCAGTTCGCGTCGGTTCCGCTCGGTGACGTCGACGTACACGCCGAGCGCCTCAGCGGCGCCGTCGGGTGCCTCGAACCCCTGCCCGCGGAACAGGAACGTCCGGGGACCGGCGGTCGTCACGCGCTCCAACTCCGCCTCGACCAACTCGCCGTCGGCGACGCGGTCGTCGATCGACCGCGCGGTCGCCCCCTCCCCGGGGGGGACGATCACCTCGTTGATCGAGCGACCGACCGCATCGTCGCGGTCGAACCCGAACACGGACTCGAACGCCGCGTTCACTGCCAACACCACGTTCTCGCCGCCCTCGATGTCGACGTGGGCGGCGGGGTAGGGGATCGCGTCGAACACGGCGTCGAACCGGTCCCGGCCCGGGTCGATGGGCGCCGGCGACGCCGCCCGCGAGGCGCGAGCCGACTGGTCGATCCCCCCGCTCGGAGTCTCCGCCGCGACGCCACCGGGGCGGGTTCCGTCGGAGGCGGCGACCGCGTCGCGGATCGCCGCCGCGAGCGCGCCGCACCGCTCGTCGGAGCGTCCCTTCGGGAGGTAGGCCGCCACGTCGGCGCCGACGGCGGCCCGCGCGACGGTGTCGGGGTCGCTCCCGCTGAACAGCACGACCGGCTGGTCGTGCCCGGCCGCGCGCAGGTCCCCGAGGAGGTCCATCCCCGTGCCCGCCGGCAGCGCGAACGCCGTGACGACGCAGTCGAACCGACCCTCGGCCAGCGCCGCGAGCGCCGCCGCCGCGTCCGGCGCTCGCTCCACCCGGACGCCGGGGTCCAGTCGCTCCATCGCCGACCCCACGGCCGCGGCGAACGAACGGTCCCCGTCCACGTGGAGCACGGTGACGGGGTCGGAACTGTCGGTGGTCGTCAACCTTCTGACTGGATCGTGTCACAGTCGATGTAAACCGTTGCGGTTTGCACACCCGGCCCGGGACCGAAACGAACGCCGCGGCCGGGTTCCGGGACCGAGTCGCTCGTGCACTCGACCAGTACCGCGAACGGTCATCTCGGTGGCTCTCGGCGGGTGTTACTCCGGACGGACCGGTGTTCGGCGGGTCACTCCTCGGCGAGCGCGTCCACCAGCGACGCAAGCGAGTACGACGACAGCGCCCGCGCGTCGTCGTACAACGTCTCGATCACGTACGTCGAGTTCGTGCGCTCGACGGCCGGCACCCGCTCGAACTCCCGGAGCAGTCGCCCGACTGCGTCGTCGTCCGGCAGGTGCGCGACGGCGACGAAGTCCGTCTCCCCCATGGTCGACAACAGCGTCGTCACGCCCTCGATCTCGGCGATGGTCCCGGCCACGTCCTGGTGGTTGCCCGCGTAGTCCGCGAGCACCTCCACCAACACCGTCACGCCCAGCCCCAGCGCGTCCAAGTCGAGGTCGTACAGGTCGTTGGTGATCACGCCCGCCTCCCGGAGGTTGTTCAGCCGGTAGTGGACGGTCGAGACGGGGATCCCGGTCTCCTCGGTGATGCGCTCGGGACTTCCGGTCCCGTGGTCGGCGATCGCTTTGAGGATGCGGAGGTCGCGCTCGTCCATACCGCCCACGCGGCCGCCACCCGGATAGTTCCGATCCTATCCGAGATCACAGCCCGGTCCTCGGACCCCATCCGACGCTCACGATGATTCGTGAGAGACAACTATCGACACACGCGCCTCTAGTGGATGCTCTTATCAACGTCAGCCCCATTCGTCGAATCAGAATCGATGAATCTACGATCTACTTGGAGCGATGTTCCGGTCGCACCCGTGTTGTTCGTCGCGCTCGCGACGCTGTGGGGCGGCTCGTTCGTCGCCATCGAGGCGGGCGTGAAGGAGTGGTCGCCGCTGCTGTTCGCCGCGGTCCGGTACGACCTCGCGGGCGTGCTCGTACTGGGCGTCGCCGCCGTCGGGGTGTGGCGGCGCGGCGGCGGCGTCGACCGCGTCCTGCCGCGGACGCGCGACGACCTCTCGGCAGTCGCCGTCGTCGCGGCGTTCGTCGTGTTCGCCCACCACGCGCTGTTGTACGTCGGGCAGGGGACCGTCCCGGGTCCCGTCGCCGCGGCGGTCGTCGCCCTCTCCCCAGTCGTCACGGCGCTGATGGCACCGGCGGTCGTCGGCGGCGAGGGACTCGGCCGAACCGGCTACGCCGGCGTCGGCGTGGGGTTCCTCGGCGTCGTCGCGGCGACGAACCCCGGCGGCGCCGGCGGCGTGGCGCCGGTCGGAGCGGCGCTCGTGTTCGGGGCGACGGTCGCGTTCGCGCTCGGCACCCTCCTCCTGCGGCGGGTCGCCCCCGCGATGTCGACGGCGGCGCTCCAAGGGTGGGGGATGCTCGGCGGCGCGCTGCTGCTCCACCTCGGGAGCGCGGCGCTCGGCGAGGCACAGACCGTCCCGACCACGCCGACGGGGCTGTTCACGCTCGCGTTCCTCGTCGTGGGTCCCGGCGTCGTCGGCTTCCTGCTGTACTTCCGCCTGGTCGCGTCGGTGGGGGCGACCCGGACGACGCTCGTGGGCTACCTCGAACCGCTCGCGGCGGCGGCTCTGTCGTTCGCGCTGTTCGGCTACGTGCCGGCGCCGGGAGCGGTCGCCGGCTTCGCGCTCGTGCTCGCGGGGTTCGGGCTGGTCGAGGGACGCGCGCTGGGCGACGTCGCCGGCGGCGCTGCCGGCCGGCTCAGGACCGCGCTCTCGTAACCGCACCGCCGCGTCGGTGACGCGTTCCGTCCGCGGGGCGGTCGGTCAGCGCGGCCACGTCGTCCCCCGATCGGCGCGCGAAAGCTCGCCGTACCGCCGGTGAACGAGCGGTTACCGACACGCACTGCCGCCGCCGCTATCGGTCGCGGCGAGATCGACAGCCGCCGCCGCGAGCGGCCGGTAGCCGACGTGTCCGGTCGGCGTCGGGTGGGAGCGCACACCGACCCGAACACGGTGCAGTCGGACGGTTTCGGCATGAGCGTTCCGGTAGGTCCGACGCATCCGACGCGCCGGCCTGCGAAGCTGCCTTATAACTTAATCCGCCGTTCGCGTCCGGACAGCCATGGACTCGCCCGACGGCTCGGGACCCCACTCCGGACCACCTGCCGGACTCGCCCGGCTCGAGCGGTCGCTCAGACGGGCGCTCGCGACCGCCGAGTCCGAGGAGACGCGCTACCACCTCCGGACGGCCCTCCAGTACCTGGAGGTGCTCCGCGATCGCAGTGCCGACACGGGACGCACGCAGAGCGCCCCGTCGGACGGACGGTGACGGTCGCCGCCGTCGACGATCCGGGGGCCGAGAGTCCCGCCGTCACGGAGGTGGTGGGGTGCTGATCCCGAGCTTCGCGGACCGGTCGCCCGACGCGGTCGACCCCCGGAGCCAGTGGCTCACTCCGGTCGAACAGCTGTTGCTCGTGTTCGACCGGATCGGGATCGACCCCCAGTCGCGGTCGCCGGCGCTCCAGGAGTCGGTCGACGCCGACGCGCTGAACCGACTCGCAGAGTCGCCGACGGCCGTCGTCTCGTTCGAACTGTGGGGGTACTGGGTCAGGATCACGCCGAACGTCGTGGAACTGTACGACGACGGCGTGTGACCCGGCCGATCGGAGGGCTGGCCGGGCCGGTGTCGCCGGAGGGCGTCCGTTCGCCAGCGGGGAAAAGGGTCGTCGGTGTCGCGGTGCTCGCGGTCGGGGCGGTCAGACCCGGTCGCGGAGGTCGGCCACCGACCCGCGGTCGACGACGATGAACGCGTCCTCGCGGAGCATCTCCTCGTCCGTCGGGAGCACCAGCACCTCCTCACCCCCGCTCGTCGACGTGGGGATGAAGTCCAGTTCGATGAGGTCGTATCCCAGATCGGTCTCCGGATCCGGGTTCGGCGGGAGTTCCCGCCACACGTCGCTCACGACGTGCGCCATCACGGCCCCCGCTCGACGGTGAACGTCGCCTCGCCGTCGACGGTGACGGAGGTGATCTCGCCGCTGAAGCGGTAGGCGTCGACGCCGCTGCCGACGAGCCCGATCACCTTGCCGCCCTCGGCGAAGTCGCGGACGCGGTCCCAGTCGGTGCCGTCGGCGGTACGCGCGCTGGTCGTCTCGTCGCGTTCGACGTCGCCGGAGACGGTGAACGTGTAGTTCGTCGGCCGGCCGCTGTCGCTGCCGTCGACGACGACGCGCTTCGTCAGCGACCCGGTCGACCCGGAGCCCCCATCGGTGCCGTCGTCGGTGCTGCCGTCGTCGGTGCTGCCGTCCGTCCCCGAATCCGTCGAGCCGTCGGTAGACCCGTCGGTGGAGCCGTCCGTCGAGCCGTCGGTAGACCCGTCGGTGGAGCCGTCCGTCGAGC
The sequence above is a segment of the Halobaculum lipolyticum genome. Coding sequences within it:
- a CDS encoding PRC-barrel domain containing protein translates to MERSHITDDDQGKPVVDSHGEQIGMVTEVRSGTAYVDADPGLADTIRSKLGWGDADQDDYPLEENRIHTITDDEIRLKDEM
- a CDS encoding DMT family transporter; translated protein: MLFVALATLWGGSFVAIEAGVKEWSPLLFAAVRYDLAGVLVLGVAAVGVWRRGGGVDRVLPRTRDDLSAVAVVAAFVVFAHHALLYVGQGTVPGPVAAAVVALSPVVTALMAPAVVGGEGLGRTGYAGVGVGFLGVVAATNPGGAGGVAPVGAALVFGATVAFALGTLLLRRVAPAMSTAALQGWGMLGGALLLHLGSAALGEAQTVPTTPTGLFTLAFLVVGPGVVGFLLYFRLVASVGATRTTLVGYLEPLAAAALSFALFGYVPAPGAVAGFALVLAGFGLVEGRALGDVAGGAAGRLRTALS
- a CDS encoding AIM24 family protein, with protein sequence MDLDDFVTANAPREGHDRFELENSKLLDVDVDGSVLVKAGSMVAFEGDLSFTGKSSAEGGLTGFLKQAASGEGTPVMSVEGTGNVYVADQGKRIQVLDLDAGESISVNGNDVLAFEDRVDYEIGTVGSLAGASAAGLTNVYLTGPGMVAITTHGDPLVLTPPVKTDPQATVAWSGDLSPGIETNRSLSDMVGQSSDERYQMSFDGEEGFVVVQPYEESPGQP
- a CDS encoding universal stress protein gives rise to the protein MYDRILFPFDGSDGARRALDHAADLAAAVGATVQVLYVADTARDSVTTVGSEVVDALEREGVASVEEAERLLGGTGVDVETDVVQGDPAESIVDYADRYRTDLIVLPSRGRAGAGLTVLGSVTEKVNRLSPVPVLTVRMREDERLRFPYERVLVPTDGSEAAEGAADHAVALAATLGASVDALSVVDDAGLAAEVRSLVGDDRTDADARAAVRAVAERAAERGIEAGKSVDHGSPAEAIGRYVDAHDVDLVVLGATGSGGLDRLLLGSVAERVARSVPVPVLTVPVDER
- a CDS encoding PAS domain S-box protein, which produces MTTTDSSDPVTVLHVDGDRSFAAAVGSAMERLDPGVRVERAPDAAAALAALAEGRFDCVVTAFALPAGTGMDLLGDLRAAGHDQPVVLFSGSDPDTVARAAVGADVAAYLPKGRSDERCGALAAAIRDAVAASDGTRPGGVAAETPSGGIDQSARASRAASPAPIDPGRDRFDAVFDAIPYPAAHVDIEGGENVVLAVNAAFESVFGFDRDDAVGRSINEVIVPPGEGATARSIDDRVADGELVEAELERVTTAGPRTFLFRGQGFEAPDGAAEALGVYVDVTERNRRELELERYARIVEAAGDPVYTLDADGLFTYVNAQLGSLTGYDPDGLVGDHVSTIMDPEDVSRGTDLIRELLADPDRDRGTLRMHVVTADGETVPTENHIALLPRGGDRASGTGDGDTDREFAGTVGVMRDISERMARERRLETQNERLDAFTSVVGHDLRNPLNVAQGHLGLARDDSDPERRAASFEAVSRSLDRMERLIESLLALARDGEAVAETTAVPLAGVAEACRPMTETMGGTLEVRADGVVLADRSRLRQLVENLLRNAVEHGGEGVTVRVVDTDDGFAVVDDGPGIPPEDRDRVFESGYSTSNDGTGLGLSIVADVAEAHDWRLALDRGIDGGTRVEVHGVERPADAETAGEGRLGDRA
- a CDS encoding Lrp/AsnC family transcriptional regulator, producing the protein MDERDLRILKAIADHGTGSPERITEETGIPVSTVHYRLNNLREAGVITNDLYDLDLDALGLGVTVLVEVLADYAGNHQDVAGTIAEIEGVTTLLSTMGETDFVAVAHLPDDDAVGRLLREFERVPAVERTNSTYVIETLYDDARALSSYSLASLVDALAEE